The DNA window ATGCCTGGCGGTTCAGCTACCCGGTCTTTTGGGCGGTTTGCCTAGTTATCGCCGGGTTCATGCTGTGGCGCTTCCGGCGCGGCGGCTGGCTTTAATGCCTGGGATTGCCGAGCGCGCCCCGGCGATTCTCAGGATCCGCTTCAGTCACGGGAGATCGATCCAGCATGGCCAACCCTGCCGCATCCGCCCATTCTCGCAACCAGGGCGTGGATTTTCTCCGCGCCATCTGCATTCTCTATGTCGTCGGCTACTGGCATCTGATCCCCTATACTACGGCCCTGCCGGGTTACGCCAACTGGTTTACCGAGGGACTGAAATACGCCGCGCTGGCGACATTCGTCTTCTGTTCCGGTTATCTGCTCGGGCGGCAGGCGATCACGCTCGATCCGCGCGGACTCTGGTCCTTCTACCGGCGCCGTCTGCTGCGCATCTATCCGCTCTATCTGCTGGCTCTGATCCTCTTTGGCGCGTTCGGCATCGCCAGTCAGAAGCAGGTCGTCGATGGCGCCCTGCTGGTCTCGATGTTCAGGCCGCCGGCGATGCCGACCCTGTGGTTCGTCACCATGATCATGGTGTTCTATCTGATCGCGCCTTTGCTGATCCGCTTCGCGCATCGGCCCGCGGTCACCGTCCTCATTGGCGGCGGGCTGCTGATGGCGCTCATCGTCCAGCATCTGTGGATCAGGCACCTCGACCTGCGCATTCTTCTGTATCTGCCGGTCTTCGTGCTGGGCATTCTCTACCAACGCCATGCGTCTCTCGGCACGCTGGCGAAACGGCACGAGTGGATCTTGCTCGGACTGCTGATCCTGCTGCTTCCGCTGAGCGTGACCGGCAACGAATGGTCGCTCCGGGGCACGTTTCTCCTCATGCCCCTGATCCTGGTCAGCGCACCGGCGCTCTTCTTGCTCGCCGATCGTATCGCCGACCGGCTCCATGGTCCGACCATCGAATTTCTCGCCTATGCGAGCTTCGGTCTCTATCTCTTTCATCGGCTAATCTTCAAGGCGGCGATCGCGGTTTTTTATCCGGCAACGGGGTGGGAGCAGGTGTTGTATCTCCTGATGGTGGCGCTGCCGCTCAGCCTCCTGATCGGATATGGTCTCCAGCGAGTTTATGACGGACTGGTTTCCCGCTTGAGCGCCGGACGTCGGATGTGAACCTCCGCTTGACGACCCAGCCGAACTGGCGCGAGACAAGGTGGGGAGGGAGCCGCCCGGGCGTTGACTTGCTGAACGGAAATTCGGTTTTGCGCAAGAAACGCGATCGAGCGCCGGGCGTCATCTTTTGTTCATTTATCGCTGCGATACTGCAACGCCTTACACTCAATCCGAGACGCGCCCTTCCTTCCACTCCTCGTTGCCGGAGGAATTCCATGCTCACAGGCGTTTTGCGGTTTCCCATTGCCGTCGCCGGGACGGTGTCTTTTCTGGTACTGATCTCTCTGTCCGTCAGCGCGGCCGACCAGGAAAATGTCTGTCTCCCCGCCGCGAATCAGGCGCTGGTCCGCTTTACCTATGGATCGGAAAAACAGCCCTGGATCCACGAGGTCACCGAAACCTTCAATCGCCAGGCCCAGAAGACCGCCTCCGGCAAGACCATCTGCGTCAATGCCGTACCCAAGGGATCGGGCGACAGCGTCAACGAGATCAAAAACGGCCAGGCCGGCCCCGGCGAGGTCCACGCGACCAGTCCCGCCTCCGATCTCTATGTGAATCTGATCAACCATGAATTCACCGAAGAGCAGGGAAAGGATCTGCTCAAGGTGGAAGGTTTTCTGGTCTCCTCTCCGGTCGTGATCGCCGCCTGGGAGCCGGTGCTCGCGCGACTCGGCCCGCCGGATCAAATCGGTTGGTCCGAGATCTTCAAGCGTTCCGGCGATGGCGGATTCCGCTACGGCCAGACGAGTCCGGAACAGTCCAACAGCGGGCTCTCGGCGCTGGTGGCGCAGTTCTACGCGGGCGCGGCAAACGAGGCCGGGCGTCCGGTGCCCCGTCTTTCGCTCGCTAGGATCGAGGATCCCAAGGTGCGTGAGTTCGTCGCCAAGGTTCACGAGAGCGTCATCCACTATGGCCGGTCGACGGGCTTCTACGCCGAAAAAATGCGCTCGGGCGGTCCCGAGTATGCGGATACCGTGGTCATCTACGAGAGCGATGTCATCCAGGCCAACAACCATATCCGCGATCAGGGCCTGAAATATCCGAAGCTCGTGGCCATCTATCCCAGAGAAGGCACCTTTGCCACCAATCATCCCTTCACGATCGTCAAGCGCGATTGGGTGGACGCGGACGAGGAGGACGGCGCCAAGCGGTATTTCGCGTATCTGATGGCCCCGGAGACTCAGGCCAAGGCACTGCAATACGGCTTCCGCCCAAGCGTGCCGCTGGATATCGATCCCAAGGTGTACGGGATCGTCTGGAATCCGGACAATGGCGTGCAACCCTTCGACACCGTCCACCGTTTTCTTGCCACCCCGGGCGGCAATGTGATCCAGGCGATCCGGGATGCCT is part of the Thiocystis violascens DSM 198 genome and encodes:
- a CDS encoding acyltransferase family protein; translated protein: MANPAASAHSRNQGVDFLRAICILYVVGYWHLIPYTTALPGYANWFTEGLKYAALATFVFCSGYLLGRQAITLDPRGLWSFYRRRLLRIYPLYLLALILFGAFGIASQKQVVDGALLVSMFRPPAMPTLWFVTMIMVFYLIAPLLIRFAHRPAVTVLIGGGLLMALIVQHLWIRHLDLRILLYLPVFVLGILYQRHASLGTLAKRHEWILLGLLILLLPLSVTGNEWSLRGTFLLMPLILVSAPALFLLADRIADRLHGPTIEFLAYASFGLYLFHRLIFKAAIAVFYPATGWEQVLYLLMVALPLSLLIGYGLQRVYDGLVSRLSAGRRM
- a CDS encoding substrate-binding domain-containing protein — its product is MLTGVLRFPIAVAGTVSFLVLISLSVSAADQENVCLPAANQALVRFTYGSEKQPWIHEVTETFNRQAQKTASGKTICVNAVPKGSGDSVNEIKNGQAGPGEVHATSPASDLYVNLINHEFTEEQGKDLLKVEGFLVSSPVVIAAWEPVLARLGPPDQIGWSEIFKRSGDGGFRYGQTSPEQSNSGLSALVAQFYAGAANEAGRPVPRLSLARIEDPKVREFVAKVHESVIHYGRSTGFYAEKMRSGGPEYADTVVIYESDVIQANNHIRDQGLKYPKLVAIYPREGTFATNHPFTIVKRDWVDADEEDGAKRYFAYLMAPETQAKALQYGFRPSVPLDIDPKVYGIVWNPDNGVQPFDTVHRFLATPGGNVIQAIRDAFRAIKNHSHVVLVIDRSGSMDARLFDTERGMERSRMEMAVESANLLAQTLQDKDRLSLLFYDYKVQYSDLTPKGQPLAMDAAGKERLAETLAKVRPAGGTAMRSAIETAWRDLCETIKKNPSDRAIRLMVVLTDGVDNASKISDADLIQRIGFALPDGHGGYLGDAACKIPVFGIAFGGEADDSSLKAIGNAAGGETRRGDSAEIREIFKRFSDLL